The Morococcus cerebrosus sequence CGGCGCACCTAAGGTGATGTAGTGGCGGTCGATGGCGCCTGCGTATTCACCCAAGAGCGGGGTGCCCAATGCGCCGACCGGGCCGGCTTCGCTGCTGCCGGTCAGTTCGCGGAAGAAGACGTAGCTGGGGTTTTGTCCCAAGACTTCGGCGAGGCGGCCGGGGTTTTGCTTCATGTAGGCTTTGATGCCCTGCATGCTGGTTTGTGAGAGGGGGAGGTAGCCTTTGTCCGCCATGTAGCGTCCGATGGAGACGTAGGGGTGTTCGTTTTTGTCGGCAAATCCGACGCGGATATATTTGCCGGACGGGGTTTTCAGACGACCTGAACCTTGGATGTGCATGAAGAAAAGTTCGACGGGGTCTTCTGCGTAACCGAGGATGGGAGCTTTGCCATTGAGCGCGCCGCCGTTGATTTGGTTGCGGGTGTAATAAGGAACGAAGCGGCTGCCTTCAAACCTGCCTTTGAGGGCGGTGCTGCGGGCTGTAATGGGGAATTGGGACAGGTCGGCGGTGTGTGTGCCGCTGTTGTCGATGACGCCGCTGTTGGCACCGGTTTGGCGGATACGGACGGTGGCTTTGCTGCCTCTCAAATTGGCGGGCAGTGGGACGGAAACGAAGTCGTTGGGGATGCCGTAGATGGGGAAACGGGCTTTGCTGGTGGCTTTGTCATCACCGAGCAGGACGGGCTCGTAGTAGCCGGTGATGGTGCCGGCGGGGTTACCGTTGTTGCTGACTTGCCAAGGGGTGAAATAGCGTTCGAAGAAATGCTTGGCTTGGAAATGGTGGACGGGCGTCTGCATGGCTTGGGCGCACACGTCTTGCCAGCCTGCGCGGTTTTTGAGTTTCTCGCAGCCTAAGCGGAAGGATTGGAGGCTTTTGACGAAGTGTTGGGTGTTCCAGTGCGGCAGTTCTTGGTGGGACACGACGGTGTAGGTTGCGCCGCCGCCGCTGACGGTGGTGCCTGCAGGGTCGGGCGTGCCGGTGGGGCGGTCGGGGCCTTTGACGGTGGTGGTGTCGACTTCGGGGAGGTTTTTGATGCGTTTGCTCGGGCAGGCAGAAAGGACGGCTGCGGCGATGGTGAGGAGTGTGATGCGGTATAGGTGTTTTTTCATAATGCTGTCTTAAAGGTCGTCTGAAATCGGGTGGATGAGAACGTGGTTTGCAGACGGGATATTGGTCCGTTTATTCAAGAGCTTGGGATTCTAACACAGTTTGTCCGCCTGCTTTGACTCAAGGCGTGAAGTCGTCTGAAAACGGATGGGGCGGGTGTTCAGACGACCTTGTGTGTTGTGGCGGCTATTGTTGATGGACGGGATATATTTTAACTGCCGTATCGGCTGTTGGGAGACGGACTGGAAAAGTACGTTTGTCCGATACTTTCGTCATTTCCTTGTTAACATTCGTAACTGTGTTTATTACTTAAAAATAAAAATTATTTGCATTTGTTTAATTATCGGTTTATAAATATTTAGGCATAAGGTCGTCTGAATTTTCTTGGAGAGGATTTATTGCAGCCGAATAGAATAGATAAGGCGGCGGGTGAAACGGCTTGGGTAAAAGAATAAATGGTTTAGTTTTGGATATTTAGTTTTAAGGTTTGTTTTATATATGTTGATTGCTTTTTTGATTATGCTGCGCGAGGGCATCGAGGCCGCCCTGATTGTGGGCATCGTCGCCGGTTTTTTGAAACAGTCGGGACATTCGCGGCTGATGCCTAAGGTGTGGCTGGGCGTGGCTTTGGCTGCGCTGATGTGTCTGGGCATCGGATACGGCATCCATTCGGCAACGGGCGAGATTCCGCAGAAGGAGCAGGAATTTGTGGTCGGCGTTATCGGTTTGGTGGCGGTGGCGATGCTGACTTATATGATTTTATGGATGAAAAAAGCCGCCCGTTCGATGAAGCAGCAGCTTCAGGATTCGGTTCAGACGGCCTTAAACCGCGGCAACGGTCAAGGCTGGGCTTTGGTCGGCATGGCTTTTCTGGCTGTGGCACGCGAGGGGCTGGAGAGTGTGTTTTTCCTCTTGGCGGTGTTTCAGCAGAGTCCGACTTGGTCTATGCCCGTCGGCGCGGTATTGGGGCTGCTGGCCGCAGTGGTCATCGGCGCGCTGATTTATCAGGGCGGTATGCGTCTGAATCTGGCGAAGTTTTTCCGCTGGACGGGCGCGTTTTTGATTGTGGTGGCCGCCGGTTTGGTGGCCGGTTCGCTGCGCGCGCTGCATGAGGCGGGCGTGTGGAACCACCTGCAAGAGGTAGTGTTTGATTCTTCCAAATACCTGCATGAAGACAGCCCGCTGGGCGTGCTGCTCGGCGGCTTCTTCGGCTATACCGACCACCCGACGCAGGGCGAGGTGCTGGCGTGGCTGCTGTATTTGGTTCCGGTCATGATTTGGTTTCTGCACGGCAGCAGGCCCGCCGCGGTGCAGAGGTCGTCTGAAAACCATTAGGGACTGTCGACAGCCCCTAGTGGCGCTTAAAAATTCCGTATCCCATTCTTATCAACATGCCAAAGAGGTTTGAAATGAAAAAACTCAATATAACTGCTTTATCCGTGATGCTGGCTTTGGGTCTGACCGCGTGTCAGCCGCCCGAAGCGGAAAAATCCGCGCCTGCCGCGTCAGGTGCATCGGGTGCATCAAGCGCGAATGCCGACGGCACCGTCAATGTCGGCGTGAACGACACCGCCTGCGAACCGATGGAACTGACCGTACCGAGCGGACAAGTCGTGTTCAACATCAAAAACAACAGCGGCCGCAAGCTCGAATGGGAAATCCTCAAAGGCGTGATGGTGGTTGACGAACGCGAAAACATCGCCCCCGGACTTTCCGACAAAATGACCGTTACCCTGCTGCCGGGCGAATACGAAATGACCTGCGGCCTCTTGACCAACCCGCGCGGCAAGTTGGTAGTAACCGACAGCGGCTTTAAAGACACCGGCAACGAAGCCGATTTGGAAAAACTCGCCAAACCGC is a genomic window containing:
- the efeU gene encoding iron uptake transporter permease EfeU, which gives rise to MLIAFLIMLREGIEAALIVGIVAGFLKQSGHSRLMPKVWLGVALAALMCLGIGYGIHSATGEIPQKEQEFVVGVIGLVAVAMLTYMILWMKKAARSMKQQLQDSVQTALNRGNGQGWALVGMAFLAVAREGLESVFFLLAVFQQSPTWSMPVGAVLGLLAAVVIGALIYQGGMRLNLAKFFRWTGAFLIVVAAGLVAGSLRALHEAGVWNHLQEVVFDSSKYLHEDSPLGVLLGGFFGYTDHPTQGEVLAWLLYLVPVMIWFLHGSRPAAVQRSSENH
- a CDS encoding murein transglycosylase A; protein product: MKKHLYRITLLTIAAAVLSACPSKRIKNLPEVDTTTVKGPDRPTGTPDPAGTTVSGGGATYTVVSHQELPHWNTQHFVKSLQSFRLGCEKLKNRAGWQDVCAQAMQTPVHHFQAKHFFERYFTPWQVSNNGNPAGTITGYYEPVLLGDDKATSKARFPIYGIPNDFVSVPLPANLRGSKATVRIRQTGANSGVIDNSGTHTADLSQFPITARSTALKGRFEGSRFVPYYTRNQINGGALNGKAPILGYAEDPVELFFMHIQGSGRLKTPSGKYIRVGFADKNEHPYVSIGRYMADKGYLPLSQTSMQGIKAYMKQNPGRLAEVLGQNPSYVFFRELTGSSEAGPVGALGTPLLGEYAGAIDRHYITLGAPLFVATAHPTTKKALNRLIMAQDTGSAIKGAVRVDYFWGYGDEAGEVAGKMKTTGYVWQLLPNGMKPSYQP